A portion of the Halopelagius inordinatus genome contains these proteins:
- a CDS encoding PINc/VapC family ATPase, whose product MKIVPDTSAVIDGRVSERIESAEESELTICVPEAVVGELESQANDGRDTGWEGLSELQRLTNLSDDGSVTVEYVGRRTKPSESTGAHEGDIDAVIRQVAEERDATLLTSDVVQSEVAKAKGLTVEYVDPRVRGSGELIIEEFFDDETMSVHLKTGTKPKAKRGSLGDMHYETIRDEVTDEETMTEWADDIEETARTSSEGFLELSEPGMSIVQFRDYRIAVARPPFADGIEITAVRPIAKTSLEDYEFASELKDRLSERQRGVLISGAPGAGKSTFAQAVAEFLNDNDYAVKTMEKPRDLQVGPEITQYTALDGQMEKTADSLLLVRPDYTIYDEVRKSNDFEVFSDMRLAGVGMVGVVHATRAIDALQRLVGRVELGMIPQVVDTVVYIEAGEVHTVYDVTTQVKVPEGLTAEDLARPVIQVADFETGKPEYEIYTFNRQVVTVPLTGEDGQGDSETGVGRLARQEIEREIRSIARGHVDVELQGQNKATVYVDQDDISYVIGKGGGRISDVEDRLGIDIDVRTHDENPDSGDAAGASGGAPGGAETVVTPEVTSRHIVVRLDEHVGETVEVRADGEYLFTATVGRGGDIQVSRGSAIAEELEQAIDRKQRITVHPA is encoded by the coding sequence ATGAAGATAGTGCCGGACACGAGCGCGGTCATCGACGGTCGCGTGTCCGAGCGAATCGAGTCGGCCGAGGAGTCCGAGCTGACCATCTGCGTCCCCGAAGCGGTCGTCGGCGAACTCGAATCGCAGGCCAACGACGGCCGCGATACGGGCTGGGAGGGGCTCTCCGAACTCCAGCGTCTGACGAACCTCTCCGACGACGGGTCGGTGACGGTCGAGTACGTCGGGCGGCGGACGAAGCCGAGCGAATCGACCGGTGCCCACGAGGGCGACATCGACGCGGTCATCCGCCAAGTCGCCGAGGAACGCGACGCGACGCTTCTCACGAGCGACGTGGTCCAGTCGGAAGTCGCCAAGGCCAAAGGTCTCACCGTCGAGTACGTCGACCCCCGCGTCCGCGGGTCCGGCGAACTCATAATCGAGGAGTTCTTCGACGACGAGACGATGTCCGTCCACCTCAAGACGGGCACGAAGCCGAAGGCAAAGCGGGGGTCGCTCGGCGACATGCACTACGAGACGATTCGCGACGAGGTCACCGACGAGGAGACGATGACGGAGTGGGCCGACGACATAGAGGAGACGGCCCGAACCAGTTCCGAGGGCTTTCTCGAACTGTCGGAACCGGGGATGAGCATCGTCCAGTTCCGCGACTACCGCATCGCCGTCGCCCGCCCGCCGTTCGCCGACGGCATCGAGATTACGGCCGTTCGCCCCATCGCGAAGACGTCGCTGGAGGACTACGAGTTCGCCTCGGAACTCAAAGACCGCCTGAGCGAACGCCAGCGCGGCGTCCTCATCTCCGGCGCGCCCGGGGCGGGCAAGTCCACGTTCGCGCAGGCCGTCGCGGAGTTCCTCAACGACAACGACTACGCGGTCAAGACGATGGAGAAACCCCGCGACCTGCAGGTCGGCCCCGAAATCACGCAGTACACGGCTCTCGACGGCCAGATGGAGAAGACGGCGGACTCCTTACTGCTGGTCCGTCCGGACTACACCATCTACGACGAAGTCCGGAAGTCGAACGACTTCGAGGTGTTCTCCGACATGCGTCTCGCGGGCGTCGGCATGGTCGGCGTCGTCCACGCGACGCGGGCGATAGACGCCCTCCAACGTCTCGTCGGCCGCGTCGAACTCGGCATGATTCCGCAGGTGGTCGACACCGTCGTCTACATCGAGGCGGGGGAGGTCCACACCGTCTACGACGTGACGACGCAGGTGAAAGTGCCCGAGGGCCTCACCGCAGAGGACCTCGCGCGACCGGTGATTCAGGTCGCGGACTTCGAGACGGGCAAGCCCGAGTACGAGATTTACACGTTCAACCGACAGGTCGTCACCGTCCCCCTCACCGGCGAGGACGGACAGGGCGACTCCGAGACGGGCGTCGGCCGCCTCGCGCGACAGGAGATAGAGCGAGAGATTCGCTCTATCGCGCGCGGCCACGTCGACGTGGAACTGCAGGGCCAGAACAAGGCGACGGTGTACGTCGACCAAGACGACATCTCGTACGTCATCGGCAAGGGCGGCGGCCGAATCTCCGACGTGGAAGACAGACTCGGCATCGACATCGACGTCCGCACGCACGACGAGAACCCCGACTCCGGCGATGCCGCCGGGGCGTCGGGCGGCGCGCCCGGCGGCGCGGAGACGGTCGTCACCCCGGAGGTCACCTCCCGACACATCGTCGTCCGGTTGGACGAACACGTCGGCGAGACGGTCGAAGTCCGCGCCGACGGCGAGTACCTGTTCACCGCGACGGTGGGCCGCGGCGGCGACATCCAAGTCTCCCGCGGGAGCGCCATCGCCGAGGAACTCGAACAGGCGATAGACCGAAAACAGCGCATCACCGTCCACCCGGCCTGA
- a CDS encoding ribonuclease HI family protein, with translation MTDDPLPAEHLSPLAALVDEVLAGVGYEMSAATDAIDDAVPGYGGLFVPETTDAELRRALESLLESGLTRPSVPEPASDAFVLYVDGSSRGNPGPAGAGAVIADASEDHLARLGRPVGSRTGNNTAEYVALHLGLSELFDRYEPRRLDVRIDSMTVIRDVWGGDDPTEPGVEAYSDAVAAVLSNVPEHHYTHLADSDPNPADALATVGADIAAFGPG, from the coding sequence GTGACCGACGACCCCCTCCCGGCCGAACATCTCTCGCCGCTCGCCGCACTCGTCGACGAGGTACTCGCGGGCGTCGGGTACGAGATGTCGGCCGCCACCGACGCCATCGACGACGCCGTCCCCGGGTACGGCGGCCTCTTCGTCCCCGAGACCACGGACGCCGAGTTGCGTCGCGCGTTGGAGAGTCTGCTGGAGTCGGGGCTCACCCGGCCGTCCGTCCCCGAACCCGCGAGCGACGCGTTCGTCCTCTACGTCGACGGCAGTTCGCGGGGTAACCCCGGCCCTGCGGGTGCAGGGGCCGTCATCGCGGACGCCTCCGAGGACCACCTCGCCCGTCTCGGCCGACCCGTTGGCTCTCGGACGGGCAACAACACCGCCGAGTACGTCGCTCTCCACCTCGGACTCTCGGAACTGTTCGATCGCTACGAACCGCGCAGACTGGACGTGCGCATCGATTCGATGACCGTCATCCGCGACGTCTGGGGCGGCGACGACCCGACGGAACCGGGCGTCGAGGCGTACAGCGACGCCGTCGCGGCGGTACTCTCGAACGTCCCCGAGCACCACTACACGCACTTGGCCGACAGCGACCCGAACCCCGCCGACGCACTGGCGACGGTCGGAGCCGATATCGCGGCGTTCGGACCCGGGTAG
- a CDS encoding MarR family transcriptional regulator produces MAEAEQESLDDLPPSAKLVFKVLEYNGPLTQKGIVQESMLSARTVRYALERLEGIGVVDEDVYFADARQNLYQLTDAAPKAHLADGDGDEAEACCAE; encoded by the coding sequence ATGGCTGAGGCAGAACAGGAGAGTCTCGACGACCTCCCCCCGAGTGCGAAGTTGGTTTTCAAGGTACTCGAATACAACGGCCCGTTGACCCAGAAGGGCATCGTTCAGGAGTCGATGCTGTCGGCTCGAACGGTCCGCTACGCACTCGAGCGTCTGGAGGGAATCGGCGTCGTAGACGAGGACGTCTACTTCGCCGACGCGCGGCAGAACCTCTATCAGTTGACCGACGCCGCCCCGAAGGCGCACCTGGCGGACGGCGACGGCGACGAGGCAGAAGCCTGCTGCGCCGAGTAA
- a CDS encoding EMC6-like membrane protein, with product MATETQTGLSGHVRGVTVTTLACLAGVAAALASGVVVGTTVDAATNQLSLALLGASVLAQFPLLRLVGVDVEDFGAKDYLYVAFMTFTLWFISFTIVLTAGVQF from the coding sequence ATGGCCACGGAAACACAGACCGGTCTCTCGGGGCACGTCCGAGGGGTCACGGTCACCACACTCGCCTGTCTCGCGGGCGTCGCCGCCGCGTTGGCGTCGGGTGTGGTGGTCGGGACGACGGTCGACGCCGCGACGAACCAGTTATCGCTGGCTCTTCTCGGCGCGTCCGTCCTCGCCCAGTTCCCCCTCCTCCGCCTCGTCGGCGTGGACGTCGAGGACTTCGGCGCGAAGGACTACCTCTACGTCGCGTTCATGACGTTCACGCTGTGGTTCATCTCGTTCACTATCGTCCTCACCGCGGGCGTCCAGTTCTAA
- a CDS encoding ribosome biogenesis/translation initiation ATPase RLI produces MADDSIAVVDLDRCQPDRCSYECANFCPPNRTGKECIVTRGDYYEEDEPYDGGPDQIRISEEVCLGETCGICVEKCPFDAIEIINLPTELQDDPVHRYGENSFALYGLPVPESGSVTGILGPNGIGKTTAVRALAGEMVPNLGNHDEEASWEAVLDRFRGTELQNYVERVRGDDVTIARKPQYVDQIPKQFDGVTRDLLDSTDERGALDDYVERLNIAPVMDQPLDTLSGGELQRVALAATLARDRDFYFLDEISPYLDIGQRVTAARLIQELAEDEDRAVLVVEHDLAILDLLADTLHVAYGEPGAYGVITDPKSVRNGINEYLKGYLSNENMRIRPNEITFQEHAPRETTKGASLIDYPDLSKSYGDGEFSLDVEGGTIFQSEVLGIVGPNGIGKSTLAKMFAGSLAPDEGELDFHLDIAYKPQYIEIDQPMRVDAFLASITDDFGSSYWKTEVANPLQLEQIMERNLDDLSGGERQRVAIAACLSEDADLYVMDEPSAHLDVEQRVQATSAIRRYAENHDATVMVIDHDIYMIDLLADRLMVFDGEPADHGHAAKPQEMRAGMNDFLADLDITFRRDERTQRPRINKPGSQLDSQQKRDGEYYYAP; encoded by the coding sequence ATGGCGGACGACAGTATCGCGGTCGTCGACCTCGACAGATGTCAGCCCGACCGCTGTAGTTACGAGTGCGCCAACTTCTGCCCGCCGAACCGGACGGGCAAAGAGTGCATCGTCACGCGCGGGGACTACTACGAGGAGGACGAACCGTACGACGGCGGCCCGGACCAGATACGCATCTCCGAGGAGGTGTGTCTCGGCGAGACGTGCGGTATCTGCGTCGAGAAATGTCCGTTCGACGCGATAGAGATAATCAACCTCCCGACGGAACTGCAGGACGACCCGGTCCACCGGTACGGCGAGAACTCCTTTGCGCTCTACGGGCTTCCGGTGCCCGAATCCGGTTCCGTGACGGGGATTCTCGGCCCGAACGGCATCGGGAAGACGACGGCAGTCAGGGCTCTCGCGGGCGAGATGGTACCCAATCTCGGCAACCACGACGAGGAAGCGTCGTGGGAGGCGGTCTTAGACCGGTTCCGCGGGACCGAGTTACAGAACTACGTCGAACGAGTCCGCGGCGACGACGTCACCATCGCCCGCAAGCCGCAGTACGTCGACCAGATTCCGAAGCAGTTCGACGGCGTCACGCGTGACCTCCTCGACTCGACGGACGAACGCGGCGCACTCGACGACTACGTCGAACGCCTCAACATCGCTCCGGTGATGGACCAACCCCTCGATACGCTCTCGGGCGGCGAACTCCAACGCGTCGCTCTCGCGGCGACGCTCGCGCGCGACCGGGATTTCTACTTCCTCGACGAGATTTCGCCGTACCTCGACATCGGTCAGCGAGTGACCGCCGCGCGACTCATCCAGGAGTTGGCCGAAGACGAGGACAGAGCGGTCCTCGTCGTCGAACACGACCTGGCGATTTTGGACCTCCTCGCGGATACGCTCCACGTCGCGTACGGCGAACCCGGCGCGTACGGTGTCATCACCGACCCGAAGTCGGTGCGAAACGGCATCAACGAGTACCTGAAAGGGTATCTCTCGAACGAGAACATGCGCATTCGGCCGAACGAGATAACGTTCCAAGAGCACGCGCCCCGCGAGACGACGAAGGGCGCTTCGCTCATCGACTACCCCGACCTCTCGAAATCCTACGGCGACGGCGAGTTCTCCCTCGACGTCGAGGGCGGGACCATCTTCCAGTCGGAAGTGCTGGGCATCGTCGGCCCGAACGGTATCGGGAAGTCCACGCTCGCGAAGATGTTCGCGGGCTCTCTTGCCCCCGACGAGGGCGAACTCGACTTCCACCTCGACATCGCCTACAAGCCGCAGTACATCGAAATCGACCAACCGATGCGCGTCGACGCGTTCCTCGCGTCTATCACCGACGACTTCGGCAGTTCCTACTGGAAGACCGAAGTCGCGAACCCGCTCCAACTCGAACAGATCATGGAGCGGAACTTAGACGACCTCTCGGGCGGCGAGAGACAGCGAGTCGCCATCGCGGCGTGTCTCTCCGAGGACGCCGACCTGTACGTGATGGACGAACCCTCGGCGCACCTCGACGTCGAACAACGCGTGCAGGCCACCTCGGCCATCCGCCGGTACGCCGAGAACCACGACGCGACGGTGATGGTCATCGACCACGACATCTACATGATAGACCTGCTCGCGGACCGCCTGATGGTGTTCGACGGCGAACCCGCAGACCACGGCCACGCCGCGAAACCGCAGGAGATGCGCGCCGGGATGAACGACTTCCTCGCGGACTTGGACATCACCTTCCGCCGGGACGAACGCACCCAACGTCCCCGCATCAACAAGCCCGGGTCGCAACTCGACAGTCAACAGAAGCGCGACGGCGAGTACTACTACGCGCCGTAG
- a CDS encoding YbhB/YbcL family Raf kinase inhibitor-like protein — protein MRLISPSFSDGGEIPRRHGHEEENTNPPLIVDEVPEEAVTLALVVDDPDAEEPAGKVWDHWVVWNIDVDASTQSFPDDWNPHEDGAETGLNDYGQRGYGGPNPPDREHTYRFRAYALDAELDLPGDATKEALLDAMEGHVLAEARLEGTYEP, from the coding sequence ATGCGTCTCATCAGTCCGTCGTTCTCGGACGGTGGCGAGATTCCGCGACGACACGGGCACGAAGAGGAAAACACCAACCCGCCGTTGATCGTCGACGAGGTGCCGGAGGAAGCGGTGACGCTCGCTCTCGTCGTCGACGACCCGGACGCGGAGGAACCCGCCGGGAAGGTGTGGGACCACTGGGTCGTCTGGAACATCGACGTCGACGCCTCGACGCAGTCGTTCCCCGACGACTGGAACCCCCACGAGGACGGCGCAGAGACGGGGCTGAACGACTACGGCCAACGGGGGTACGGCGGACCGAACCCGCCGGACCGAGAGCACACCTACCGGTTCCGCGCCTACGCTCTCGACGCGGAACTCGACTTACCCGGCGACGCGACGAAGGAGGCACTCCTCGACGCGATGGAGGGGCACGTCCTCGCGGAGGCGCGCCTCGAAGGCACGTACGAACCCTGA
- the rtcA gene encoding RNA 3'-terminal phosphate cyclase produces MLELDGSDGGGQLLRTALSLSAVTGRPFRMENVRTRRSDAGLKPQHLAAVDAVSDATNATVEGAELGSETLSVSPERLRGGDLYADVETAGSVTLVCDAVLPLAAAVDETLSLTVTGGTDVEWSPSADYFRRAKLPLLRRVGLDADAEVRRRGFYPAGDGRLAVEIGPSTFTPFELASRGPVRRVAVNAVATESLSDADVGERLRDAAVEGLTAASGPRLDESLVDATAEYVSASSPGAIVTLVAECERGRAGFVGLGRRGVPAERVAGDAVDSLASWVATGAPVDARMGDQLAVWAALAGGEVRVPSITDHLRTNVEVIRAFGYDVSLETDADGAVMFGPETDRPT; encoded by the coding sequence ATGCTCGAACTGGACGGCAGCGACGGCGGCGGCCAACTCCTCCGGACCGCGCTGTCGCTTTCGGCGGTCACCGGCAGACCGTTTCGGATGGAGAACGTCCGCACGCGGCGGTCGGACGCCGGCCTGAAACCGCAGCATCTCGCGGCGGTCGACGCGGTGTCGGACGCGACGAACGCCACGGTCGAGGGGGCGGAACTCGGGTCGGAGACGCTCTCGGTCAGTCCCGAGAGACTCCGCGGCGGCGACCTGTACGCGGACGTGGAGACGGCGGGCAGCGTCACACTCGTCTGCGACGCGGTCTTACCGCTCGCCGCCGCAGTCGACGAGACGCTCTCTCTCACCGTCACCGGCGGGACGGACGTGGAGTGGTCGCCCTCGGCGGACTACTTCCGCCGGGCGAAACTCCCGCTTTTGCGCCGCGTCGGACTCGACGCGGACGCCGAGGTGCGACGGCGCGGCTTCTACCCCGCCGGCGACGGGCGACTCGCCGTCGAAATCGGGCCGTCGACGTTCACCCCCTTCGAACTGGCATCCCGGGGCCCGGTACGGCGAGTCGCCGTGAACGCCGTCGCCACGGAGTCGCTCTCTGACGCCGACGTGGGCGAACGCCTCCGCGACGCCGCAGTCGAGGGGTTGACCGCCGCCTCGGGACCCCGTCTCGACGAGAGTCTCGTGGACGCGACGGCCGAGTACGTGTCGGCGTCCTCCCCGGGCGCGATAGTCACCCTCGTCGCGGAGTGCGAACGGGGCCGGGCGGGGTTCGTCGGCCTCGGACGACGCGGAGTGCCCGCCGAGAGAGTCGCGGGTGACGCCGTCGATTCGCTGGCGTCGTGGGTGGCGACCGGCGCGCCGGTCGATGCGCGCATGGGCGACCAACTCGCCGTCTGGGCGGCACTCGCCGGCGGCGAGGTTCGCGTCCCGTCGATAACCGACCACCTGCGGACGAACGTGGAGGTGATTCGAGCGTTCGGCTACGACGTGTCGCTCGAAACCGACGCCGACGGTGCCGTGATGTTCGGCCCGGAGACGGACCGCCCGACCTGA
- a CDS encoding universal stress protein, with amino-acid sequence MQYLVAVDGSEPSTEALEHAIGVAKRLDARLLPVYSVEPRILVEEGETAPSFTEANDRLYTEDISKAEERGERVLEEAESRIREAGVESESSLLYGDPVDAIAEFAETEGVEGIFVGHRGLSERVEGLVGSVAEGLVEHATVPVTVVR; translated from the coding sequence ATGCAGTATCTCGTCGCAGTCGACGGTTCCGAACCTAGTACCGAAGCGCTCGAACACGCCATCGGAGTCGCGAAGCGTCTGGACGCGCGCTTGCTGCCCGTCTACTCCGTCGAGCCTCGCATCCTCGTCGAGGAGGGCGAGACGGCGCCGTCGTTCACCGAAGCGAACGACAGGCTGTACACCGAGGACATCTCGAAGGCCGAAGAGCGGGGCGAACGAGTGCTCGAAGAGGCCGAAAGTAGGATTCGAGAGGCTGGCGTGGAGTCGGAGTCGTCGCTCCTGTACGGCGACCCGGTGGACGCGATCGCCGAGTTCGCCGAGACCGAGGGGGTAGAGGGCATCTTCGTCGGTCACCGGGGACTGTCGGAACGCGTCGAGGGACTCGTCGGGAGCGTGGCGGAGGGACTCGTCGAACACGCCACCGTCCCGGTGACCGTCGTCCGATAG